In Flavobacterium sp. GSB-24, the genomic window AAGATCCAGAATTAAAGAGGGTTGTTCTGAATTTTTTAGGAGAAAGTATAGATGAGGCATTAAAAGAACTTCAAATCGAAAACTATTCTGAATATAAAGCCTTTTATAATGAGTCCGCTAATAGATTGGATTTAATTAATTCAAAGACAAATGAAGTGATCAAATGGCAACAATTGGGCAGTGCCTCTATCTATTTGTATCTGCATCTTGCATTTTTCGGAGGAACGCATAACTATATCAATAGGGATAAGGAAAATATCTATGTCCCGACATTCCTTATGTTGGACCAGGTAAGTACGCCATATTATGATCAGACCAGAAAAGATAAAAAGATAGAAAAAGCGGATAAGGTTGATATTAAGGATTTATCAGAAACGGATAGGGAGAAATTAAACAAGGCACTCAAATACATGGATAATTTTATCAACGGCTTCAAGAAAAAAAAGAAGCAATTTCAGATCATTTTACTGGAGCACATTCCAGAAAATGTATGGGCTGAAGAGAAGCTGGAAAATTTCCATCTTGTTGATAGGGAATTTAAGAATGGAAATAAACTTGTAAATCCTGATAATATTGGTTAATACATTTGTCCAACCTACATGGCTAAAAGTTGTTATTCGGAATATTATAATTTACTATCAATATTGAGTCCTTCTAGTGTATCTTTTGTTATGTTATAATTCATCCAGATTTGTATCTAACTTTTACCGAGATGTCTGTGCCTCCAGGCATATCGTTCTTTTAAAATGCCTTGCCCAATTGACATTGAAATTTGTTTGCCATTGAAAATTGTACTGGTGGAGCTTCAGAATCCGCAACATAAAGATAACGTGTTGAATTCCATAAAAAAAAAGGAAATATACAATCGGTAATGTTTGTGATAAACGCAGAGAGCAGGATTCGAACCTAAACCTTGAAACCTTCATATTCAAAAAGTAAAATAAAATTTGAATATGCAATGCGCGGGTTAGATAAACCTTTAGGGCTTGAGACCTATCAATTAGAACAACTTGTAAAAGGAAATATAGACAAATTAATTGAAAGCACTGAAAATTAATAGGCCATTATAGAATTAGGTCCAAACTGCGGATACAATAGTGAAAACCAATTGTGCCGTCACTGTCGGCACAATTGGAAAGTAAATACCAAATTAACTTTGGGAAAATAAAGTGCAAGCATTTTACAGCTAGTTAACAGGAAAATTGTCGTGACACTGTAACGACAATTGAGATCCATATTTTCAAACTCAGATAAAATTGTTAAAGATTACTGAAGCTCTACCATTCGAACCCAAGTTAAAAAGGGTTTGATTTTAATCTTAGCAAACTTATTGATAAGTGCTGAGTGTCATGATTCTGCTCCAAAACATTGACCCGTGAAATATTTTTAAAAACAGCCTTAGTTTTTTTGGACAAAAAGGTATGTCCTCCAATTAACGTTTAGAGTTTTTTTTGCCTGTGAATTTTATAATTTGATGATGGTAAGATTTGAGATGTATTCTGTCCAAGATCTGTATAGAGTTATGAGTTTATGTATAGAAAACTATAGAAATCTATATACATATATGAGGTTAAATATAGGACTTAAGTTCAACTGGAAGGGTTTCCTATCTTTTAAAGGTCTTTTTAAAAGCAATTTTAATGTTGATTGAGTATTAGCTTTTAATGTTGTATCAATATTAGCTTTTAGTGCTGATATAAATTTAAGCTTATGCAGATGGTGCTGTTTCAGTTAGATATGCTAATAAAGATAATGCAGACCTGTTGTTTCTGATAGAAGTAGAACTACAGACTCTGCAACATTAAGATGACTTGATGAATTACCGTCACAGATTTAGCTGGATTTAAGAAAGCCTGCAGATTTTCTGCAGGCTTTCTGTTTTGTGTCTTATCCGTATCTCATTTAAGTAAATCGTCTTCGGATACTGCGTTGTGAATTTCTGGGACTTATTTTTAAAATCATTTTTTGTCTTCTTCGAAATTTGCCAGTTCTTTCTTGACTTCTTCAAGTAGTTGCTCTTCAGTCGGAAGGTATAAATGATACTGGCTTGCAATTATACTTTTGTTGTTTTCAGGTAATGTGAATTTAACTACTCCGTCATTTTTATCAGCACACAGCAATATTCCTATAGTAGGGTTTTCGTTGTCGTTTTTTTCAATGCGGTCATAATAATTGACATACATCTGCAATTGTCCAATATCCTGATGGATAAGTTTGTGAGTTTTAATTTCTATCAAAACAAAACACTGAAGTAATCGATTGTACAAAACCATGTCTACAAAAAATTCATCTCCATCAATATGTATTCTTTTTTGTCTAGAAACAAATGAAAAACCATTTCCAATTTCTAATAAGAACTCCTGAAGATGAGTGATAATTGCCTTTTCCAGATCTTTTTCATAGTATGCAGCTTCGCGTTTTAAGCCCAAGAATTCTAAATACATAGGATCCTTTATGATTTCGCGGGCATCTGAAGGCAGTTTTTCATTTTGTGCAACAGCTAGTATACTTTTTTGATCACTGCTTATTAAGAGTCGTTCAAATAGACTGCTGTTTATCTGTCGCTCCAGCTGGCGTGATGTCCAATTGTTTTTAACACTTTCGGCAATATAGAACTCTCTTTTTTCCTGATTAGCAATGGATATCAGAAGTTTGTATTGTGTCCAGCTCAATTGCGTCCGCAGTGCGGACGCAATTGGAAAAGTTCTGTAAAATTGGCGGTATCTTTCTAATTGCCTTATTGAAAAGCCAGTTCCGTATTGCGGCTGTAATTCTTCTGCAAGATATTTAATTAAATAAGCGCCATAGTCGGCTCTTTCTTTTCCCTGCTGTTCTTCCTCGAAAATTCGTTTTCCGATCGACCAATACATCGCAGTTCTTTCATTGTCGACAGCTCTAATTGCGCGTTCTTTTGAAGTTTCAATTATTGCTTTTATATCAGGAATTATGGAATGGTTTTTTAGCATTTTTTTTAATTTAATAGTTAGACGTATTTGATTAAATTTTAAATGGAGGTTTCAAATCAAGAAACCTTTTTTTTGAAAGTATTTTACCTAAATTTAGATTTCAGTTTTTCCATGTCTTCCATTATGTTCACATCCAAAACTTTTGCGTAATGCTGGGTTTGTTTAGTGTTGGTATGTCCCATCATTGCAGATACATTTTCCAGTCTTACCCCATTTCCTAAAGTGACAGTGGTGGCAAAAGTATGTCTGGCAACATACCAAGTAAGGTGTTTATTTATGCCACAGACATCGGCAATTTCCTTCAGATAGGCATTCATTTTCTGGTTTGAAATTTTGGGAATAAGACCTTTCTGCTGGTTTTTATATTTAAAAATAATTTTCTCAACCGTAGGTAGTACCGGTACATTGGCCCTAATTGCAGTTTTTGCCCTGCTGGTCATAATCCATAAATTTCCATTTGAATCTTCGGATAAGTTTCTTTCAGTGAGTTCCAAGGCGTCGATGGGTGCATATCCTGTATAGCAGCTGAAAAGAAATATGTCCTTAACTTTTTCCAGACGCGGCGTCTGAAATATTTTGCTCTCGATTGTGTTCAGTTCCTGCTGGGTAAGGAAAACAGCATCTTTGACACTCAGTCTGCCGTCATATATATTGAATGGATTTTTTATGATCAAATCCATCTTGATGGCGTAATTGCAGGCAGTTTTGTACATTTTCATATATTTTACCACCGAATTGTTTTTTATGCCTGTCTGATCTTTAAAACTGCTCTCATATTTAAGGAACTGTTCCAGTTTAAAGACAAATGAGCTGGATAGTTCAGATGACGGCATGTCTTCCTTTTTATAGTTGCTATTGATGAAACTCAGAAGCAGGTCTTTTGCCCTTTTGTACTTCTGCAATGAAGCCGGAGCACGTTCTCCTGAGTTGACTCTTTTGCTGAAAAATAAGATATAAGTGTCCAAAATCACAATTATGGTAGAGCCTTGAGACTGGTCGATTTTGTCTTTTCCTGTCAGTTCAGCTTTTAATAATTGAAGGTTGACCTCAGGATCGATTCTGAATAGTTCAGTAAATTTTTTGGCAACATTGAGCTGGAAAAGATCAAGCAGGTTTTTGATTACTATTTCCTTTTCAATTTTAAGCTGGTTTCTAAGGTTATTGGTGCTGGCCCATCTTTCTTTTGAAATGGCTTGTCCGGTTGACATTGAAATTTGTTTGTCATTGTAACTCAAACGGGCATAGATTGGAGATTCGCCGTTCTTGTTTACTCTGTCGGATTTCTGGTAAAAAATTACTTTTAACATGTTATCTAGTTTTAAAATTAATAATCAAATTGAATTAAAAATTTTAAGAGAGCCCATAAACAGCAGGGAATTCCCAAGGAATTCTTTTGTTTTAGTTACCCTTTTTTGAGAAAAAAAAATCAAAAAAAGACGGGGTAACTAATAGGGTAACCATTCTTTGATAAAACATGTGCTTTTTGAAAAGTCTGCAAAAACGAAAAAGCCTTTAAACACTAGTGTTTAAAGGCTTTTGACTTTTAAAGTTTCTTCTGAAACTTCTACTGGCGGAGAAAGAGGGATTCGAACCCCCGGACCTGTTACAGTCAACAGTTTTCAAGACTGCCGCATTCGACCGCTCTGCCATTTCTCCAATATGTCGCTATCATTTCGTGATTGCGAGTGCAAATATAGTGCGCTTTTCCGATTATAAAAACTTTTTTCTGAGTTTTTTTAATATAATTTTCAAGTATCTAATTATCAGTATTTCCGAAACACGATTTTTTTGTAAATTAATCCAAATCGTCCAAAATCGGGGTCGGTTTTTTGTTCTCATCAACTGCAACAAAAGAAAAAGTTCCCGAAACTACCGTTTCGCGAAGCTCAGAATACATTTGTTCCATAAAAATATCAACATGGATTTTACAGCTGGTTCTTCCAACGCTGTCTACTTTTGCAACTAATTCGATTAAAGTACCGGCCGGAATTGCTTTTTTAAAGTCAATTTGTCCTGTAGATATTGTAACAACTTTTTTACGGCTAAAGCGTGTTGCGCAAATGAAAGCAACTTCATCCATTAAATGAAGTGCAGTTCCTCCAAATAAAGTATCATAATGGTTAGTTGTGCTTGGAAAAACGGCTTTGAATATACGTGTCTCAGATTTCTGAATTCTTTCTTCTATTGTCCCCATATTAGTAATTAACGTATTCTGTAATTTCAAGTCCGTAACCAATCATACCAACACGTTTTGTTTGCTCTGTATTCGAAACTAATCTAATTTTAGAAATATCAATATCATGAAGGATTTGAGCGCCAATTCCGTAGTCTTTGCTGTCAATAATAACTTTTGGAGCTTTTAATGTTCCTTGCGATTGGAGTGATTTAAGTTCTGAAATTCTGTTTAGAAGATTAACAGCGGTCATATCTTGATTGATAAAAATAACAGCACCTTTTCCGTTTTCATTAATCACTTTAAACATTTCGTCTAATTGCTGTTCTGCATTATTAGTCAATGTTCCTAATAAATCATTATTTACCTGACTAGAGTGGATTCTAGTTAATATAGGTTCTCCAGAACTCCACGTTCCTTTTGTTAATGCAATATGAATTTGTTTATTGGTAGTCTGCTCGTAAGCTCTCAAACGAAAAGTTCCAAAACGAGTTTCGATATCAAAATCTTCTTTTTTAACGATCAAACTATCGTGCTGCATTCTGTAAGCAACCAAATCTTCAATCGAAACTAATTTCAAATTAAATTTCTGCGCCACTTTTATCAATTCAGGTAAACGAGACATTGTTCCATCTTCGTTTAAGATTTCACAGATTACACCAGCTGGTTTAAAACCTGCTAGACGAGCAAAATCAATTGCAGCTTCGGTATGGCCTGTTCTTCTTAAAACACCGCCTTGTTTAGCGATCAAAGGAAAAATATGACCAGGACGAGCTAAATCGTGTGGTTTTGTATTAGGATCAACCAAAGCTTCAACTGTTTTTGAACGGTCGGCAGCCGAAATTCCAGTTGTAACTCCATTTCCTTTTAAATCAACAGAAACTGTAAAAGCAGTTTCCATATGATCTGTATTGTTAGTAACCATGGCACGAAGGTCTAGTTCTTTACAACGGCTTTCTGTCAATGGTGTACAGATTAAACCGCGTCCGTGGGTAGCCATAAAATTGATCATTTCAGGTGTTATTTTTTCAGCTGCTGCTAAAAAATCACCTTCATTTTCACGATCTTCATCATCGACTACAATGATTACTTTACCTTGACGAATATCTTCTATAGCTTCTTCAATGGTATTCAGTTGTATTTTTGTTGTTGACATAATTATTGTTGCTTTTGAGCAGGTGAGAACCGCTCAGAAATTTTCTGAAATAGTTGTGAAATTGGAGTTGTAATCGCATCAAAATTAATTAATCCGTTGTCGTTTGTTGCTCTATAAGTCAAAAGAACTGCTAACGGCAATAAAATAAACGACGACATCCATGATCCCATAAAAGGAGTCATACCGCCCTCTTGTGATAATCTTTTTCCGAAAGTATTGATAAAGTGAAAAGTAATAAAGATTAAAACGGCAAAAACAATTGGAAGCCCAAGTCCGCCTTTTCTAATAATAGCACCGAGGGGAGCTCCAATAAAAAACATTAAAAAACAGGCAAAGGCAATAACAAACTTTTCGTAAAAAGCACTTAAATGTTTGTTGATTTCACGTTGTTTGTCCTTTAAATCTTTTTGAGTAGTTTCTATCGAATAAATATTACTTGTAACAGTGCTTGCAGCCATTTTTAAAATGTCTACTTGGTCTTTGTTAGAATACATTGACATAAGATCGTTAGGAAGTTGTTTTTTCTTAAAATCTTTTTTTACTGCTACTGGAGGAGCTTTTCTAATTCCGACACGCTGATTTATATTCTCTGAAAAAGAAATAATTTCGTTGTCTAAGTTTTTGTTTAATGAATCTAATGTGTATCGTAATTCATTAACATTCAACATTGCATTTGTACCAGCGATACTTTCCTTGCTGTCATCCACTTTGTTTAATTCCGATAAATCTATGTTGATGATCTGTTTTTTGAACTTTCCTTTTATAAAAGGAAGTTTAGCGCGATCTTCGTATTTTTTTGGAGTGACATCTTGATAATAATAACCATCATTTAAAATCAGTTTTAAAATACTAGACTGCTCGCTGCTTACCAGTTCGCCAGTTTTAGATTTTATAACTGTTTTGTTTTCGCCCATATTATTAGGCTTTTCATGAATGGTTACTCCTGTAAGATGATTTCCGTTTTCGCCTGTTTTTTTATTAACCTTAATATTATAGAAGCCAACATCGTTAAACTGACCCTCAGCAATCGCCATTGCAGGTTTAGCTTGTGCTATATTTTTTCTAAAGTTGACAAATTTATATTCAGCGTAAGGAATAACATTGTTGGCAAACCAAAATGCAACAATACTTAAAACGAAAATAAAAATAATTAAGACTCGCATCGCTCTCTGCAGCGAAATCCCTGACGATTTCATTGCGGCAAACTCATAGTTTTCGGCTAAGTTTCCGAAAGTCATAATAGAGGCCAATAAAACCGATAAGGGTAAAACCAGTGGTATAATACGAGGCATAGAAAAAAGCAGGAATTTCACAACCAATATTAAGTCGAGATCTTTACCTGCTAGTTCTGATATAAATAGCCATACTGTTTGAAGTATGAATATGAAAAATAAGATTACAAATACCGTAGTAAATGTAAGTAAGAATGTTTTTAATAAGTATTTGTCTAGAATTTTCAACCTTCTGATTAATCTAATTTATTGATGTAGTATTTCGGATATTTACTCGCTACAAAGGTAAATTGATTTTTTGATAAAGGCTGATTGGTTTTAAAAGAATTAACGGTTAAAGTTGTTTTTGTTCCGTTTTTTCCAGTTTCAATCAAATTATAGATGTGTTTTGTCTGAACATCAATGCCTAAAAGAATTTCTTTTCTTTGGTCTTTTCCAGTAGTTGGGACTAGTTTAATGTATTGAATTTTTCTTCCTTTTACGTTTTGTACAATATCCATATTGTATTTATAGCCAGAATTAAAGAAAGTAAGCATTTTTGAAGGAGTGATAGCATTATCATCTTTCTCGTTCACTTTAGAAACTGTAACTTCTTCGTCTTCAGGAACAATAGTGTATGTTTTTTGTCCGTCAAAAATTTTAGTAACCCCCATGAAATTTAATACATATTGGTTGCCTTTCATGGTAACATTTCCTTTACTATCTTGATTGATATTTTCTTTGGCATTGTTCAAAGAGTATTTAAAATCAATAACAATATTATTGTAGCTTTTAATTTTAGAAGTTACTTCGTTCAATAAATCTTTAGCTTTTTTATCTTGAGCCTGAACAGAAGTGAAGCTCAAAAGCAATATAACTGCCATTTGAAAACATCTTTTGGTCATGTTTGTGATAGAATTGTTGTTGATTTCTTGAATTTTTGCTTTCATGATTGGATTAATTTTGTTCATTGTTAAAAAATTGATCAAGAGCATTTAAATCTAAGATGTTTACACTGCGTGCTTTACTGCCTTCGAACGGACCAACGATTCCTGCTGCTTCCAGTTGATCGATCAAACGACCGGCTCTGTTGTATCCTAATTTTAATTTTCGCTGCAATAAAGAAGCAGAACCCTGCTGTGCATTGACAATAATCTCTGCCGCTTCTCTAAATAAAGTATCTCTTTCAGAAATATCTATATCAAGATTAATGCCACTTTCTTCTCCAACAAACTCAGGAAGCAAATAAGCTGTAGCATATGCTTTCTGGCCTCCAATAAAATCTGTAATTTTTTCAACTTCTGGAGTATCTATAAAGGCACATTGTACACGTACTACATCATTTCCATTGGTATATAATAAATCTCCACGTCCAATTAACTGATCGGCTCCTTGGGTATCAAGAATTGTTCGCGAGTCAATTTTAGAAGTTACCCTAAAAGCAATTCTCGCTGGGAAATTGGCTTTAATTAAACCTGTAATAACGTTTACAGATGGTCTTTGTGTTGCAATAATTAAGTGAATTCCGATCGCACGGGCTAATTGTGCTAAACGGGCAATAGGAATTTCGACTTCTTTTCCTGCTGTCATAATCAAATCGGCGAACTCATCGACAACCAGAACGATGTAAGGTAAAAATCGGTGGCCAGCCTCTGGATTCAATTTTCTGGATTTGAATTTTTCGTTGTATTCTTTAATATTACGAACCATCGCATCTTTTAGTAAAGAGTAACGATTGTCCATTTCCACACAAAGTGAATTTAAAGTATTTACAACTTTTGCATTATCTGTAATGATAGCATCTTCTGTGTCTGGAAGTTTGGCTAGATAATGTCTTTCTATTTTATTGAAAAGAGTAAGCTCTACTTTTTTCGGATCGACCAAAACAAATTTTACTTCTGCTGGATGTTTTTTGTATAATAATGAAGTTAAAACCGCATTTAATCCAACAGATTTCCCTTGTCCAGTTGCTCCGGCCATCAATAAGTGGGGCATTTTGGCTAAATCGACAACAAAAGTTTCATTCGAAATGGTTTTTCCTAAAGCAATTGGCAGTTCCATTTCAGCTTCTTGGAACTTAGCAGCTCCAATAACACTTTTCATAGAAACCATAGTTGGATTCTTGTTTGGAACCTCAATACCAATCGTTCCTTTTCCTGGAATTGGCGCAATAATCCGAATTCCTAATGCAGATAAGGACAAGGCAATATCATCTTCTAAACTCTTAATTTTAGAAATTCTAATTCCTGCTTCGGGTACAATTTCGTATAAAGTTACCGATGGTCCAACGGTTGCTTTAATCTGCGCAATTTCAATTTTGTAGTTACGAAGTGTATCTACAATTTTGTTTTTATTTTCTTCTAATTCCTCTTGATTAATTGTAATTCCGCCAGTCGAATATTCTTTTAATAAATCGATGGTTGGGAATTTGTAATTGGATAAATCCAAAGTTGGGTCAAATAATCCAAAATCGGCAACTAGGCGAGAAGCTAAGTTTTCTTCAATAATATCTTCTTCTTTCGCTTTTTCAATTACAAATGCTTCATCGGGAGAAACCAGCGGTAATTCCGGTTTTGGAGTAATTGGTTTTAAAATCGGATTCAATTCAATTTCTGAAGAATGAGAAATAGTTGGTTTTAATGCTTCTTTGTTGATTTCAAATTGAGAATCGACAGTTTTGATATGAATATCATCTAAATCAGGATCTTTTTCTGGTTCTTCAACGGCAAATTCTTCTAAATTATAAGCGCTTTCTGGCTGTTGAACAGCAGGTTTTAAAGCATCTAATTCTGATTTGAATTCTTTTTTAGTAGAATCAAAATACGATTGAATTTTTTCTGGAGATAATTTGATTTTGAAAATCAAATATACAATTAACCCAAAAAGCAGTGTAAGTAAAGTGCCAGTTTTTCCGATATAATCTTGCAGGAATAAATTTAGTTCGTAACCAATTGTACCGCCTAATTCTGGTGCAGAAGTAGCAAAGAAACCAAATAAAATAGAAACAACTATGATAGCAAAAATATCCCAAAACCAAGTATTTTTTAGTTTTTGGGTAGAAAGTTCTAATGCTAAAAACATTCCAGTAAGGAAAAATAAACGTACAAGAATGAAAGAGGCGATTCCGAAACCTTTGTAAATAATCAAATCTGCTAAAAAAGCTCCAAATTTTCCGAGCCAGTTCTCAGCAACTTCTGTACGGTCGCCAAGCTGGTCTACGACACTTTGATCATTCTGCCATTGTCCATTAACATAAAAAGAAATAAATGCCACTAATAGTGCAATAGAAAAAAGAACCAAAAGGCATCCTAAAACAAATTTTTGTTGTTTGGATATCTTAAAAGATCTTTTATTTCCTTCTTGTTTGTCGTTTTTTTTATCTACAGTTTCTTTTTTGCTAGTTTTTGCCATTCTTGCGTTTCCCTTTGCTTAAATAAATTTTGGAATATAAATAATCAAGCCTATTGCTATTGCAGTCATTGCAGCAAAAAATACCGCCCCTGCAGCAATATCTTTGATAAAACCGATCCTTTTACTGTAATCGGGATGAATAAAATCGGCAATTTTTTCAACTGCCGTATTTAATCCTTCAACACTTAAAACCAAACCAATTGCCATTGTTTGACAAAGCCATTCGGTTTGTGAAATATGAAAATAGAACCCAGCGATGGTCATGATAATTCCCAATGAGAATTGAACCATAACGCTGTGTTCTGTTTTAATCAATTTTACAGCTCCTTTAAAAGCATAAGTTACGCTCTTTAATCGACCTGTAACAAAAGTATTATCTTTTTGAAACTCCATTTAAGGGAAAATATTATAGTGCTGCTAAAGCTGCTTCGTAATTAGGTTCGTTTGCAATTTCAGCAACTTGTTCTGTGTGAACGATTTTTCCATCAGCATCAACAACAATAATTGCTCTTGAATGTAAACCAGCTAAAGGTCCGTCAACGATTTCTAAACCATTTGCTTTTCCAAAATCACCAGTTTTAAAATCAGATAAGTTTACAACATTTTCTAAACCTTCAGCACCACAAAAACGTTTTTGAGCGAAAGGTAAATCTCTAGAAATACATAAAACAGTAGTGTTCTCTAATCCGCTTGCACTTTCGTTGAATTTTCTAACAGATGCAGCACAAGTTCCTGTGTCAACACTTGGAAAAATGTTTAAAACTAATTTTTTACCAGCGAAGTTACTTAATGAAGCAACAGATAAGTCATTTTGAACTAATTTGAAGTCAGCTAATTGCGATCCAACTGCTGGTAACTCGCCTGATGTATGAACTGGATTTCCTCCTAATGTGATAGATGCCATGATTTTTGTTTAAAATTAATGAGGCTCAAAAGTAAGGATTAATATTTGAATCTAAAAGTATTTGTTAGGGGTTTAAGGAGAGATTAAGGAGGTGAATTTTTATCTTGCTTTTCGCATAGATTGAACGCCGATGACACGGATTTGCTTACGCAAAAACGCGGATCTAAACGGATTTTTTTCTTTTTACTATTAAGTAGGAAACAACAAAATTCGTTTAGATCCGTGACTTTACGAAGTGAATCCGTGTCATCCGCGTGCCATTTGACACAACCAAAAAAAAAGCGTCTCTAAAATAGAAACGCTTTCTCAGTCATGTTTTTTTTTGTTTTTTGAGATATAGAGGCCGATTTATTTATCGATAGAACCTAAAACACGTTTCATGAACGTATTTAGAGCTTCTTTTTTATCTGTTCCTTGAGCAACCAATTTTTGTACTTCAAGGGCACCGTACATATTCGAAATCAATTCGCCGATTACATCCAATTCTTCGTCTTTAAGAGAAGGAATTTCAGTCATCGCTTCCAAAACTTCGATCGTTTCGATAATATAATCTTGATCGTTTTCTTCGATAAATTGCGTTAAATGCTTTATTACGGGTAATTTCATAATTTTAGACTTCTTAGATTTTTAGACATTCTTAGACTCCTTAGACTTTTTTAAAGTTTGTAGACAACTTCTAAGAAGTCTAAAAATCTAAGCCAGTCTAACTAATCTAAATTTAAGCAATTGCGTTAACTAAATCGATTAAAACTTCTTGTTTGTTGGTTTGAGTTTCGCCAACTAATTGTCCGTTTACGAAAGTTGCAAATGTAGGCAGGTTGCTCACATTAGCTAATTTTCTTGATTCTGGAGAGTTTTCTGCATCAACCAAAACAAAAGTGATAGCTTCATTTTCTGTTGCTAATTTTTTGAATTTTGGTTTCATAATACGGCAATTTCCACACCATGAAGCTGAATATTGTACTACTACTTTTTCGTTTTTAGCAACTAAATCTGCTAACGTATCTTCGTTTAAGTCGATTAACATAGTTTTTTATTTTAAGACACTAAGTTGCTAAGGTTCTAAGATGCTAAGTTTGCTCTCGAACCGAATAACTTTGTGTGGATTTATTTGATTTTTTTTTAAGTCGTTGAGATTCTAAGATCTAAGTTTAATCTTAG contains:
- a CDS encoding PDDEXK nuclease domain-containing protein gives rise to the protein MLKNHSIIPDIKAIIETSKERAIRAVDNERTAMYWSIGKRIFEEEQQGKERADYGAYLIKYLAEELQPQYGTGFSIRQLERYRQFYRTFPIASALRTQLSWTQYKLLISIANQEKREFYIAESVKNNWTSRQLERQINSSLFERLLISSDQKSILAVAQNEKLPSDAREIIKDPMYLEFLGLKREAAYYEKDLEKAIITHLQEFLLEIGNGFSFVSRQKRIHIDGDEFFVDMVLYNRLLQCFVLIEIKTHKLIHQDIGQLQMYVNYYDRIEKNDNENPTIGILLCADKNDGVVKFTLPENNKSIIASQYHLYLPTEEQLLEEVKKELANFEEDKK
- a CDS encoding site-specific integrase, with the protein product MLKVIFYQKSDRVNKNGESPIYARLSYNDKQISMSTGQAISKERWASTNNLRNQLKIEKEIVIKNLLDLFQLNVAKKFTELFRIDPEVNLQLLKAELTGKDKIDQSQGSTIIVILDTYILFFSKRVNSGERAPASLQKYKRAKDLLLSFINSNYKKEDMPSSELSSSFVFKLEQFLKYESSFKDQTGIKNNSVVKYMKMYKTACNYAIKMDLIIKNPFNIYDGRLSVKDAVFLTQQELNTIESKIFQTPRLEKVKDIFLFSCYTGYAPIDALELTERNLSEDSNGNLWIMTSRAKTAIRANVPVLPTVEKIIFKYKNQQKGLIPKISNQKMNAYLKEIADVCGINKHLTWYVARHTFATTVTLGNGVRLENVSAMMGHTNTKQTQHYAKVLDVNIMEDMEKLKSKFR
- a CDS encoding acyl-CoA thioesterase; this encodes MGTIEERIQKSETRIFKAVFPSTTNHYDTLFGGTALHLMDEVAFICATRFSRKKVVTISTGQIDFKKAIPAGTLIELVAKVDSVGRTSCKIHVDIFMEQMYSELRETVVSGTFSFVAVDENKKPTPILDDLD
- the ribB gene encoding 3,4-dihydroxy-2-butanone-4-phosphate synthase — its product is MSTTKIQLNTIEEAIEDIRQGKVIIVVDDEDRENEGDFLAAAEKITPEMINFMATHGRGLICTPLTESRCKELDLRAMVTNNTDHMETAFTVSVDLKGNGVTTGISAADRSKTVEALVDPNTKPHDLARPGHIFPLIAKQGGVLRRTGHTEAAIDFARLAGFKPAGVICEILNEDGTMSRLPELIKVAQKFNLKLVSIEDLVAYRMQHDSLIVKKEDFDIETRFGTFRLRAYEQTTNKQIHIALTKGTWSSGEPILTRIHSSQVNNDLLGTLTNNAEQQLDEMFKVINENGKGAVIFINQDMTAVNLLNRISELKSLQSQGTLKAPKVIIDSKDYGIGAQILHDIDISKIRLVSNTEQTKRVGMIGYGLEITEYVNY
- a CDS encoding LptF/LptG family permease; translated protein: MKILDKYLLKTFLLTFTTVFVILFFIFILQTVWLFISELAGKDLDLILVVKFLLFSMPRIIPLVLPLSVLLASIMTFGNLAENYEFAAMKSSGISLQRAMRVLIIFIFVLSIVAFWFANNVIPYAEYKFVNFRKNIAQAKPAMAIAEGQFNDVGFYNIKVNKKTGENGNHLTGVTIHEKPNNMGENKTVIKSKTGELVSSEQSSILKLILNDGYYYQDVTPKKYEDRAKLPFIKGKFKKQIINIDLSELNKVDDSKESIAGTNAMLNVNELRYTLDSLNKNLDNEIISFSENINQRVGIRKAPPVAVKKDFKKKQLPNDLMSMYSNKDQVDILKMAASTVTSNIYSIETTQKDLKDKQREINKHLSAFYEKFVIAFACFLMFFIGAPLGAIIRKGGLGLPIVFAVLIFITFHFINTFGKRLSQEGGMTPFMGSWMSSFILLPLAVLLTYRATNDNGLINFDAITTPISQLFQKISERFSPAQKQQ
- a CDS encoding outer membrane lipoprotein carrier protein LolA, with translation MKAKIQEINNNSITNMTKRCFQMAVILLLSFTSVQAQDKKAKDLLNEVTSKIKSYNNIVIDFKYSLNNAKENINQDSKGNVTMKGNQYVLNFMGVTKIFDGQKTYTIVPEDEEVTVSKVNEKDDNAITPSKMLTFFNSGYKYNMDIVQNVKGRKIQYIKLVPTTGKDQRKEILLGIDVQTKHIYNLIETGKNGTKTTLTVNSFKTNQPLSKNQFTFVASKYPKYYINKLD